Proteins from one Setaria italica strain Yugu1 chromosome V, Setaria_italica_v2.0, whole genome shotgun sequence genomic window:
- the LOC101780564 gene encoding glycine-rich cell wall structural protein 1.0-like: protein MSAYEVKAGNSSTCKFRSKACIPDCGPWYESTWEKRSKAPEGKGGSGCEKGSSPWPSMTTREWGLWIWIWSSVGWGRRHRAWWGGTDGGGVATQGRLRGGEEKEDDGLVEGKGRRRPVDGGGAVREGSGGGGAVREGSGGGASAEGAR, encoded by the coding sequence ATGTCGGCGTATGAGGTGAAGGCGGGGAACTCGTCAACCTGCAAGTTCAGATCCAAGGCCTGCATCCCGGATTGTGGCCCTTGGTACGAATCCACTTGGGAGAAAAGGTCGAAGGCGCCGGAGGGGAAGGGCGGATCCGGCTGCGAGAAGGGGTCGTCGCCGTGGCCGTCCATGACGACACGCGAGTGGGGTCTCTGGATCTGGATCTGGAGTAGCGTGGGGTGGggacgccgccaccgcgcgTGGTGGGGAGggacggacggcggcggggtggcgaCGCAAGGAAGGCTGCGGGGtggggaagaaaaggaggacGACGGCTTAGTGGAAGGGAAAGGACGGCGGAGGCCCGTCGACGGAGGAGGCGCGGTGAGGGAAgggagcggcggagggggcgcggTGAGGGAAGGGAGTGGCGGAGGCGCGTCGGCGGAGGGGGCGCGGTGA
- the LOC101784735 gene encoding GDSL esterase/lipase At1g33811 has translation MDCGRLALVVAVAAAAMASCAVETRGVAASGAPSPCMYIFGDSLVDNGNNNNILSLARANYRPYGIDFHEGPPGRFTNGRTMVDFLSDMLGLRPPLVPPYATARPADLPRGVNFASGASGVLAETGNNLGGHYPLSEQVDHFRAAVAAMGNSSAFRGSAARLAEHLGRCIFFVGMGSNDYLNNYFMPNYYDTARRYSPRDYAALLLQGYAAQITELYGLGARKFVVAGVGQIGCIPYELARMNNDNQPDTPSSVGSEDIAISIGIGGGGGGGGGGWGGGIGVGRSSSTSSNPNGGSGSGGGGSYSATNPTLTPADAGSGGACNETINSAIAIYNRGLLDMVKRFNGRGPQQLRGARLVFLDTVQSGKDLAANAAAHGFTVLDRGCCGVGRNNGQITCLPLQRPCDDRSAYMFWDAFHPTEAANRIYAAKAFGSNSTAEAYPINVSKLAAM, from the exons ATGGACTGCGGGAGGCTCGCGctcgtggtggcggtggcggcggcggcgatggcgtccTGCGCCGTGGAGACGAGGGGCGTGGCCGCGTCgggcgcgccgtcgccgtgcaTGTACATCTTCGGCGACTCGCTGGTGGAcaacggcaacaacaacaacatcctGAGCCTGGCGCGGGCCAACTACCGGCCCTACGGCATCGACTTCCACGAGGGCCCCCCCGGCCGCTTCACCAACGGCCGCACCATGGTCGACTTCCTCTCCGACATGctcggcctccgcccgccgctcgtcCCGCCCTACGCCACCGCGAGGCCCGCCGACCTCCCCCGCGGCGTCAACTTCGCCTCGGGGGcctccggcgtcctcgccgagACCGGGAACAACCTG GGCGGGCACTACCCGTTGTCGGAGCAGGTGGACCACTtccgggcggcggtggccgcgatGGGGAACTCGTCGGCGTTCCGCGGCAGCGCGGCGAGGCTGGCGGAGCACCTGGGGCGGTGCATCTTCTTCGTGGGGATGGGCAGCAACGACTACCTCAACAACTACTTCATGCCCAATTACTACGACACCGCGCGGCGGTACAGCCCGCGGGACtacgccgcgctcctcctccagGGCTACGCCGCCCAGATCACCGAGCTCTACGGCCTCGGCGCCCGCAAgttcgtcgtcgccggcgtcggccaGATAGGCTGCATCCCCTACGAGCTCGCCAGGATGAACAACGACAACCAGCCCGACACCCCCTCCTCCGTTGGTAGCGAAGACATCGCCATCTCCATcggcatcggcggtggcggtggcggtggcggtggcggttggGGTGGCGGCATCGGTGTTGGGAGATCATCGTCGACTTCATCAAACCCAAacggtggcagcggcagcggcggcggtggaagctACAGTGCGACGAACCCGACCCTGACGCCTGCAGACGCCGGCAGTGGTGGCGCGTGCAACGAGACGATCAACAGCGCGATCGCCATCTACAACCGCGGCCTGCTGGACATGGTGAAGCGCTTCAACGGCCGCGGGCCGCAGCAGCTGCGCGGGGCCAGGCTGGTGTTCCTCGACACGGTGCAGAGCGGCAAGGACctcgccgccaacgccgccgcgcacgggttCACGGTGCTGGACCGCGGATGCTGCGGCGTGGGGCGGAACAACGGGCAGATCACATGCCTGCCGCTGCAGCGGCCCTGTGACGACCGGAGCGCCTACATGTTCTGGGACGCCTTCCACCCTACGGAGGCGGCCAACAGGATCTACGCCGCCAAGGCCTTCggctccaactccaccgccgAGGCGTACCCCATCAACGTCAGCAAGCTCGCTGCCATGTGA
- the LOC101785128 gene encoding RAP domain-containing protein, chloroplastic — MEAAIPLGLTLPRSSTGICSFSVLLKSTPKPNLSYSGRVPGKPALFPPRAVSEDRADATPQWQLDFLGARSGALDPPEEEDDDDELLPAEANDWCVRARRSALRSIEARGLAPSLQRMVSTPKKKKKKTAKKKDLKKAAAELKRRKKQLDAAREDEDEDEDEEEEDDDVVDDLRDMDDLELRVAQFADGMFDEKRQRNREAFVQTLSRFSAAPSNKSREVSLNRSIVQAQTADEVLSLAAEVIADVAKGLSPSPLTPLNIATALHRIAKNMEAVSMMQTHRLAFARQRDMSMLVGMAMVALPECSPQGISNIAWALSKIGGDLLYQSEMDRIADVAITKVQEFNAQNVANVAGAFASMRQSAPGLFSALAQRAAQILQTFKEQELAQFLWGCASLNECPHPLLDALDAAFQNDARFQCHVSDVTSSMHQEMDRPLNFGRDQIGNIAWSYAVIGKMDRPFFLHIWRTLSQFEEQRVSDQYREDMMFASQVYLANQSLKLEYPNLGLCLRSDLEEKITRAGKSKRFNQKTTSSFQKEVGRLLYSTGHEWVREYAIDGYTVDAVLVDEKLAFEIDGPTHFSRNLGTPLGHTAFKRRYITTSGWKLVSLSLQEWDELQGEFEQLEYLRRILDIEAE; from the exons ATGGAAGCTGCAATCCCCCTCGGCCTGACCCTTCCCCGGAGCAGCACTGGTATCTGCAGCTTCTCCGTGCTGCTCAAGTCCACCCCCAAGCCCAACCTCAGCTACTCCGGCAGGGTCCCCGGAAAGCCCGCGCTTTTCCCTCCCCGCGCCGTCTCCGAGGACCGCGCCGACGCCACGCCGCAGTGGCAGCTCGACTTTCTGGGGGCACGCTCTGGGGCCCTCGACCCGcctgaggaggaggacgacgacgacgagcttcTCCCCGCCGAGGCCAACGACTGGTGCGTCCGCGCGCGCCGCTCCGCCCTGCGCTCCATCGAGGCGCGGGGCCTTGCGCCCTCGCTGCAGCGGATGGTGTCCacgcccaagaagaagaagaagaagaccgcCAAGAAGAAAGACCTCAAGAAGGCGGCCGCCGAGCTCAAGCGCCGCAAGAAGCAGCTGGATGCTGCCCGggaagacgaagatgaagacgaagacgaagaggaagaagacgatgacGTCGTTGATGATTTGCGGGACATGGACGACCTGGAGCTCCGGGTCGCGCAGTTCGCGGACGGCATGTTCGACGAAAAGCGCCAGAGGAACAGGGAGGCGTTCGTCCAGACGCTGTCCAGGTTCTCGGCCGCGCCGTCCAACAAGAGCAGGGAGGTGTCCTTGAACCGCTCCATCGTCCAGGCGCAGACCGCCGACGAGGTGCTGTCCCTCGCGGCGGAGGTGATTGCCGATGTCGCCAAGGGTCTCAGCCCGTCGCCACTCACGCCGCTCAACATTGCCACCGCACTCCACCGCATTGCCAAGAACATGGAAGCGGTGTCCATGATGCAGACGCACCGGCTCGCCTTTGCGCGTCAGAGGGACATGTCCATGCTCGTGggtatggccatggtggccctGCCTGAGTGCTCGCCACAGGGTATCTCCAACATAGCCTGGGCCTTGTCCAAGATTGGTGGCGACCTGCTCTACCAATCAGAGATGGATAGGATCGCTGATGTTGCCATAACCAAGGTTCAAGAGTTCAATGCACAGAATGTTGCCAATGTTGCTGGAGCATTCGCATCCATGCGCCAATCAGCACCAGGCCTTTTCTCAGCTCTGGCCCAGAGAGCAGCACAGATACTGCAAACCTTCAAGGAGCAAGAGCTTGCTCAGTTCTTGTGGGGATGTGCTTCTCTGAATGAGTGCCCCCATCCTTTGCTTGATGCACTAGATGCTGCTTTTCAGAATGATGCCAGGTTCCAATGCCATGTGTCTGATGTAACATCAAGCATGCATCAAGAGATGGACCGTCCTCTGAACTTCGGTCGAGATCAGATTGGGAATATTGCTTGGTCCTATGCAGTAATTGGGAAAATGGACCGTCCATTCTTTTTACATATCTGGAGAACTCTGAGTCAATTTGAAGAGCAACGGGTCTCCGATCAGTATAGAGAAGACATGATGTTTGCCTCACAAGTTTATCTTGCAAACCAGTCTTTGAAGCTTGAATACCCAAATCTTGGACTGTGCTTAAGGAGTGATCTTGAGGAGAAAATAACAAGAGCAGGAAAGAGCAAAAGGTTCAATCAGAAGACAACTTCTTCATTTCAAAAGGAGGTTGGTCGTCTTCTATATAGTACAGGGCATGAATGGGTTAGGGAATATGCAATTGACGGTTACACAGTTGATGCTGTGTTAGTTGATGAGAAGCTTGCATTTGAGATAGATGGGCCAACACACTTCTCCAGGAATTTAG GTACACCTTTAGGCCATACAGCATTTAAACGTCGCTACATTACTACTTCTGGGTGGAAGTTAGTTTCCTTGTCTCTTCAAGAG TGGGACGAGCTCCAAGGTGAGTTTGAGCAATTGGAATATTTGAGGAGGATATTAGACATAGAGGCTGAATAA